A genomic stretch from Spongiibacter nanhainus includes:
- a CDS encoding PAS domain-containing sensor histidine kinase gives MSFRDWAVVWSSREPGAPSPRRLRPWWGAVLLVLGMIALTVALPPYSLHSQQQHILQLQRQGEQLQKLDQLLAGGQAIEQVHHALDSGDIYGLTETQRHLSSAQSLLFDGDLQLLSEQFTSDLSDLLSLYLRIGTQGRDNAALPPLNLPSDRDIVVAALQGLESRHRLVTSQALTSAAHKQRWLVTHYVLSAVAAIGLVFSVLVLRDQSRRIRHQAAHIDNLEFHFERLLADLPGHWLALSLDGSILYASRSLADWLINSADELRGTRIDGLLPQLHREQFKRYLRNLDEGRRPDPMELYLEDSWGRSHPVSIEAGRFRMREGDALLVLLRDLSTEHELAHRCDRFRTRCDMLTRAVPGVMWEWDALRDEVRGNELLHQWLGTDGDSETVSPRKFFDQVHPKDRDRVSESFRNFLRSRGRDFSIEHRFNTTEGQCKEVACSAVVQRDDSGRVLAMVGVYTDITDRRQTEREHARLCRNLEDQVRLRTLQLEEAVTSAEAANRAKSTFLAAMGHEVRTPMNGVVGMTELLAKTPLDREQKMMLSTIQRSSVSLLGTMDNILDYAALESGRLQLDPQPTQLLELIEGVADDFAMTAARNGESFSLLITPSVPAQATVDPLRLRQSLRQLLDNAFKFAVYASPRGQVELLVDAERDGEGASERLVCRVRDNGIGVSTEIREKLFQPFFQADTSRARRFSGTGLGLALAARVAELMGGEVTLESSSGESTCFKLAVPLHESQARELPAPNSEGTPLYVLIENPRRRGEVESALRLHGIEAKYCLDATALANNLAGGRLSKEGVTRQVLIDESSRQVTELCQRYGAELIRLVPRPLAGTGGDVVAQQQVFVDPLLPSALARVVKQS, from the coding sequence ATGTCTTTTCGCGACTGGGCGGTCGTGTGGTCCAGCCGGGAACCCGGCGCGCCATCCCCACGCCGCCTCCGCCCCTGGTGGGGAGCCGTACTGCTGGTGCTGGGCATGATCGCGTTGACCGTGGCCTTACCGCCTTACTCCCTGCACAGCCAACAGCAGCACATTTTGCAGCTTCAGCGCCAGGGCGAGCAGTTGCAGAAACTCGATCAGTTGTTGGCCGGAGGGCAGGCCATTGAGCAGGTCCACCACGCGTTGGACAGCGGTGATATCTATGGGCTAACGGAAACCCAGCGCCATTTGTCCAGCGCTCAGAGCCTGCTTTTCGATGGCGACCTGCAACTGCTTTCGGAGCAATTCACCAGCGACCTCAGTGACCTCTTGTCACTGTACTTGAGAATTGGGACGCAGGGTCGCGACAATGCTGCTCTTCCCCCCCTCAACTTGCCCAGCGACCGGGATATTGTCGTTGCGGCCCTACAGGGGCTAGAGAGTCGACACAGGCTGGTCACCAGCCAAGCCTTGACCAGTGCCGCCCACAAACAGCGCTGGTTGGTGACCCACTACGTGTTATCGGCGGTGGCAGCGATCGGTTTAGTTTTTTCTGTTCTGGTTTTACGGGATCAGTCCCGTCGTATTCGCCACCAGGCCGCCCATATCGATAACCTGGAATTTCACTTCGAGCGATTGTTGGCGGATTTGCCGGGTCATTGGCTGGCGCTGTCCCTGGATGGCAGCATCCTCTATGCCAGCCGCAGTTTGGCAGACTGGCTGATTAACTCAGCTGACGAGCTGCGTGGCACCCGTATCGATGGCTTATTGCCCCAGCTGCACCGGGAGCAATTCAAGCGTTACCTGCGCAATCTCGATGAGGGGCGGCGACCCGACCCCATGGAACTCTACCTGGAGGACAGCTGGGGGCGCAGCCATCCGGTGTCCATTGAGGCGGGGCGATTCAGAATGAGGGAGGGCGATGCGCTACTAGTGCTGTTGAGGGACCTGAGCACTGAGCACGAATTGGCCCATCGCTGCGATCGCTTCCGGACCCGTTGCGATATGTTGACCCGGGCGGTGCCCGGCGTGATGTGGGAATGGGATGCATTGCGCGACGAAGTACGGGGCAATGAACTGTTGCATCAGTGGTTAGGCACCGACGGTGATAGTGAGACGGTTTCCCCCCGTAAATTCTTTGACCAGGTGCACCCAAAGGACCGGGACCGGGTTTCAGAGTCATTCCGCAACTTTCTGCGCAGCCGCGGGCGGGATTTTTCCATTGAGCATCGATTCAATACCACAGAGGGGCAGTGTAAAGAAGTCGCTTGCAGCGCTGTGGTTCAGCGGGATGATTCCGGTCGCGTTCTGGCTATGGTGGGTGTGTACACAGATATCACCGACCGTCGTCAGACTGAACGGGAACATGCCCGCCTGTGCCGAAACCTGGAGGATCAGGTTCGTCTCCGGACTCTTCAGCTTGAAGAGGCCGTGACCAGTGCCGAGGCGGCCAATCGGGCCAAGTCCACCTTCCTTGCGGCGATGGGGCACGAAGTGCGCACCCCGATGAACGGGGTCGTCGGGATGACTGAGCTGTTGGCCAAGACGCCCTTGGATCGTGAGCAGAAAATGATGTTGAGCACGATCCAGCGCTCGTCTGTCAGCTTGCTGGGGACGATGGACAATATTCTCGATTATGCAGCGCTGGAATCCGGTCGACTTCAACTCGATCCCCAGCCCACGCAGCTGCTTGAGCTGATCGAAGGCGTGGCGGATGACTTTGCAATGACCGCAGCTCGCAATGGCGAGAGCTTCAGTCTGCTTATAACACCTTCTGTTCCTGCCCAGGCGACGGTGGACCCCCTGCGTCTGCGACAAAGTTTGCGGCAGTTGCTAGACAATGCCTTTAAGTTTGCGGTTTATGCTTCGCCCCGTGGCCAGGTGGAGCTGTTGGTTGATGCCGAGCGCGATGGGGAGGGGGCGTCAGAGCGCTTGGTTTGCCGGGTCCGGGACAATGGTATTGGTGTGTCTACAGAAATCCGTGAGAAGTTGTTTCAGCCCTTCTTCCAGGCGGATACAAGTCGCGCTCGGCGTTTTTCCGGTACCGGTCTGGGACTGGCGCTGGCGGCAAGGGTGGCGGAATTGATGGGGGGTGAAGTGACCCTGGAAAGCTCATCCGGTGAATCCACCTGTTTTAAATTGGCTGTACCGCTACATGAGAGTCAAGCCCGGGAGCTGCCCGCGCCCAATAGTGAAGGTACGCCCCTGTATGTGTTGATTGAAAACCCGCGGCGTCGCGGCGAGGTGGAGAGCGCACTGCGACTCCACGGCATTGAGGCCAAATACTGCCTCGACGCCACAGCGCTGGCCAATAATTTAGCCGGTGGTCGGCTCAGCAAGGAGGGCGTGACACGACAGGTGCTGATCGACGAGAGTAGCCGCCAAGTGACCGAGTTGTGCCAGCGTTACGGTGCAGAGCTAATCCGTCTGGTGCCCCGCCCCCTGGCCGGGACGGGAGGGGATGTGGTCGCTCAGCAACAGGTGTTTGTCGATCCGCTATTGCCTTCGGCGCTGGCCAGGGTCGTGAAGCAAAGCTAA